One Bacteroidetes Order II. bacterium DNA window includes the following coding sequences:
- a CDS encoding hydantoinase B/oxoprolinase family protein, with protein MSPIPDPIQLELFINRFRAVVDEMGTLLRRTAFSVNVKERLDFSCGLLNSRGELVANAPHIPVHLGGLGVCGRAVAEELLLEDGEVAITNHPAFGGSHLPDISLIAPVFYAGKRVGFVINRAHHAELGGKRPGSMPPDAQNLAEEGVVIPPMYLVRQGKPQWTKIRKHLLSVPFPTRAINENLADINAALAALMAGKRALQNLCSQFGVETICLYMDALYHHAAERIAQRLVDLGQAPLFATEFLDDGHQISVRIERVVTEERPLLLIDFSGTSAVHPANFNATPAIIHSAVVYVLRLLLDEDLPLNEGLLRDVRLILPESFLNPPFSNDPEKCPAVVAGNTETSQRVVDTLLKAFGLAACSQGTMNNLLFGDESFGYYETIGGGSGATPGAHGASAVQVHMTNTHMTDPEVLELRYPIRVREWSIREGSGGDGRRRGGDGMIRELEFRKPLSVTIIGQHRNEKPYGIHGGEPGVQGKQILIHTDGTHTVLPGVATFEASIGEVLRVETPGGGGWGTPISE; from the coding sequence ATGTCACCTATTCCAGACCCTATTCAGTTAGAACTGTTCATCAATCGCTTTCGGGCGGTGGTGGACGAGATGGGCACTTTGTTGCGACGAACTGCCTTCTCGGTAAACGTGAAAGAGCGGTTGGATTTTTCTTGCGGTCTTTTGAACAGTCGTGGAGAGTTGGTGGCCAACGCACCGCACATTCCGGTTCATTTGGGTGGCTTGGGGGTGTGTGGCCGTGCCGTCGCAGAGGAATTGTTGTTGGAAGATGGAGAGGTGGCCATTACCAATCATCCAGCATTTGGTGGTTCTCACTTACCGGATATAAGTTTGATCGCCCCCGTATTTTATGCGGGTAAACGGGTGGGCTTTGTCATCAACCGTGCGCATCATGCCGAGTTGGGCGGAAAACGTCCCGGCTCAATGCCGCCAGATGCACAGAACTTGGCCGAGGAGGGCGTGGTTATCCCACCGATGTATTTGGTGCGCCAAGGAAAACCTCAGTGGACAAAAATCCGGAAGCACTTACTATCCGTCCCTTTCCCTACGCGGGCCATAAATGAGAACTTGGCAGACATCAATGCTGCGTTAGCCGCGTTAATGGCTGGAAAACGGGCTTTACAAAACCTTTGTTCGCAATTTGGTGTCGAAACCATATGCTTATATATGGACGCACTCTATCATCATGCCGCCGAGCGGATCGCTCAACGCCTTGTTGATTTAGGCCAAGCGCCCTTGTTTGCGACCGAGTTTTTGGACGATGGTCACCAAATTTCCGTCCGAATAGAACGAGTGGTTACAGAGGAACGTCCGCTACTTTTAATAGATTTTTCAGGAACCTCTGCGGTTCATCCAGCCAATTTTAATGCCACGCCCGCCATTATCCATAGCGCAGTGGTCTATGTTTTACGGCTTCTCTTAGACGAAGATCTGCCCCTAAACGAAGGACTTCTACGAGATGTTAGATTAATTTTACCCGAGTCTTTCCTTAACCCACCCTTTTCAAACGATCCCGAAAAATGTCCGGCTGTTGTGGCGGGCAATACCGAAACCTCGCAACGGGTAGTGGATACGTTGCTCAAGGCTTTCGGCCTGGCGGCTTGTAGCCAAGGAACCATGAACAACCTACTCTTCGGAGATGAAAGTTTTGGATATTACGAAACCATCGGCGGTGGGTCGGGTGCAACGCCAGGCGCACACGGTGCCTCGGCCGTACAAGTACACATGACCAATACCCATATGACGGATCCGGAAGTGCTGGAACTGCGCTATCCGATTCGGGTGCGGGAATGGAGTATCCGTGAAGGCTCTGGCGGTGATGGACGACGGCGCGGTGGCGATGGGATGATTCGCGAATTGGAATTCAGGAAACCTTTATCGGTCACCATAATCGGGCAACACCGCAACGAGAAACCCTATGGCATTCATGGCGGAGAACCGGGTGTTCAGGGCAAACAAATCCTGATTCATACCGACGGAACGCATACCGTCCTTCCCGGTGTGGCCACTTTCGAGGCCAGCATCGGCGAGGTCCTACGGGTAGAAACACCCGGCGGAGGTGGCTGGGGAACGCCTATCTCCGAATAA